The following are encoded together in the Capsulimonas corticalis genome:
- a CDS encoding phytanoyl-CoA dioxygenase family protein, whose product MITPYEKAFFLEHGYLHVSGVLTPDHLAQVQAEFDRVWELPGQNNQTKLLQHQTFLELIEHPAILDRHRALFGAQTQLLQYDLLRQGPRNETFPTRAWHRDFVFPGDRPLSVNTIVYLDEMIEERGPTYVAPGTHRGEALPPAEMIHEPLPGEIAVLAQAGDVVFINSAIWHSGARNRSDGQRRGIYLYYGYWWLKRYESNAALPWRALEGASDQRLELLGVKTPAGDIHQYDPLA is encoded by the coding sequence ATGATCACTCCTTATGAAAAAGCGTTCTTTCTGGAACACGGATATTTGCACGTTTCCGGCGTCCTCACCCCGGACCATCTCGCCCAGGTTCAGGCCGAGTTTGACCGGGTCTGGGAGCTGCCGGGCCAGAACAACCAGACGAAGCTGCTACAGCACCAGACATTTCTGGAGCTGATCGAGCACCCCGCCATTCTCGACCGGCATCGCGCCCTCTTCGGCGCGCAGACGCAGCTGCTGCAATATGACTTGCTGCGCCAGGGGCCGCGCAACGAAACCTTCCCCACGCGCGCCTGGCACCGTGATTTCGTGTTTCCCGGCGACCGCCCACTCTCCGTCAACACGATTGTCTATCTGGACGAGATGATCGAGGAGCGCGGGCCGACCTATGTCGCGCCGGGGACGCATCGCGGCGAAGCCCTCCCGCCAGCCGAGATGATCCACGAGCCGCTGCCCGGAGAGATCGCCGTGCTGGCTCAGGCCGGCGACGTCGTGTTTATCAACTCCGCCATCTGGCACTCCGGCGCCCGCAACCGCAGCGACGGTCAGCGGCGCGGCATTTATCTATACTATGGCTATTGGTGGCTGAAACGGTATGAAAGCAACGCCGCGCTGCCGTGGCGGGCGCTGGAGGGAGCAAGCGATCAGCGTCTGGAGCTGCTAGGCGTCAAGACGCCCGCCGGAGACATCCACCAGTACGATCCGCTGGCGTGA
- a CDS encoding LacI family DNA-binding transcriptional regulator, producing MITLSDIAKRVGVSKVTASAVLNHVGANTKVSEATRLRILEAAREMGYRPNSSARSMRTGKFGCVGLVLSTHSSRSTLPRDALGGINAALAERDYHLTVGTAPDEILSSAENMPKMLRQWMADGLLINYSFGAPEGMARYIQENSIPSVWINGAAETDTVSPDDWGASREVTTRLFALGHRRIGYCEYDFQEETVLHYSVAARADGYMEAMRAAGLEPWREKTRSASWASDDRARIRRRLSAADRPTAIVTYWPSVANVIFSQALALGLRVPEDVTIVTFSDFGDMAEGLPINICRLPSYEIGRRAVTMLWEKFDAPARALPSESLTFSFDDEYLHRLK from the coding sequence ATGATCACATTGAGCGATATTGCGAAGCGAGTTGGGGTGAGCAAGGTCACGGCGTCGGCGGTCTTAAATCACGTCGGCGCCAATACCAAGGTGTCCGAGGCGACGCGGCTGAGAATTCTGGAGGCGGCGCGAGAGATGGGGTATCGCCCCAACAGCTCCGCACGCTCCATGCGCACCGGCAAGTTCGGCTGTGTGGGCCTTGTCCTCAGCACGCACTCGTCTCGCAGCACCCTCCCCCGTGATGCGCTCGGCGGAATCAACGCCGCCCTGGCCGAGCGCGACTATCACCTCACGGTGGGGACTGCTCCCGATGAAATTCTGTCCAGCGCGGAGAACATGCCCAAAATGCTTCGGCAATGGATGGCGGACGGCTTGCTGATCAACTATTCTTTTGGAGCGCCGGAGGGCATGGCGCGGTATATTCAGGAGAACAGCATTCCTTCGGTATGGATCAACGGCGCGGCGGAAACCGATACGGTCTCCCCGGACGATTGGGGAGCCAGCCGAGAAGTCACGACTCGTCTGTTCGCACTGGGACACCGCCGCATTGGATACTGCGAATACGACTTTCAAGAGGAGACGGTGCTGCACTATAGCGTCGCCGCCCGCGCCGACGGCTACATGGAAGCGATGCGCGCGGCCGGATTAGAGCCGTGGCGCGAAAAGACGCGATCCGCCTCCTGGGCAAGCGATGACCGCGCGCGAATACGACGGCGGCTTTCCGCCGCCGATCGGCCGACCGCGATCGTGACGTACTGGCCGTCGGTCGCGAATGTCATCTTCAGCCAGGCGCTCGCCCTGGGGCTGCGGGTTCCCGAAGACGTCACGATCGTCACCTTCTCGGATTTTGGGGATATGGCCGAAGGATTGCCGATCAACATATGCCGGCTTCCCTCCTACGAAATCGGCCGCCGGGCGGTGACCATGTTATGGGAAAAGTTCGATGCGCCCGCGCGGGCGCTTCCCTCCGAATCGCTGACGTTCTCGTTCGACGACGAATATCTTCATCGGCTGAAATAA
- a CDS encoding alpha-L-fucosidase produces the protein MTYSPASSLSGRQIHLDFHTSPAIPDVGVEFNADDFARTLRESHVNSVTVFGKCHHGMCYYPTHTGTAHPALAGRDLLGEQIQALHRAGIRAPIYTTVVWEEDAAQKHPEWRQIRRDGAFAGTSMATDYSGPHPGAWKWLNFLHPDYQDYIEAHVREILDRYGDDVDGLFFDILMMHADADWSESSVAFRQAHGLMSADAETHARFESLAQRLFTQRFSGLLRDRRPNATVFYNSGHHLFVTGDVGARARLSASSHVEIESLPSGFWGYHHFPRMARLVSTWRRDDGSPISWLGMTGRFQRQWGDFGDVKPQPALEYECFRAQALGGGCSVGDQLPPRGVLDPAAYDLIGSVYAQVAAAEPFYAGSEPLPQVGVVLPGYPGRDEQTADLALEGAVMFCEESHYECVALDERGDLSGLDLVILPDSVVITKALGEKLSRYYEAGGCLLLSYKSGFDAHGEWALPFLSLAFEGETSSWPTYWRTRPEFSQTLSRSDRVVYGRGVNITPRPEMEILIERVSPYFQRTDIHFSSHFQTPPVRDAGPFPAAVAGERFVCFADPIFGEYRQTGNLAVRDGAKAAAERLIGPPTFGSGLPTTVLCTPRRRGDDLLLTLLHYIPVRKSLDIDIIEERSSFAELTLRLPGHRQVRVFGAGELSPGPSDGEVELPHANGRLLLEIPDYFTRG, from the coding sequence ATGACTTACTCTCCGGCCTCGTCATTATCGGGACGACAAATTCATCTCGATTTCCATACGTCTCCTGCGATCCCCGATGTCGGCGTTGAATTCAACGCCGATGACTTTGCGCGGACGCTGCGCGAATCGCACGTGAACAGCGTGACTGTGTTCGGCAAGTGCCACCATGGCATGTGTTACTATCCCACGCATACGGGAACGGCGCATCCGGCTCTGGCCGGGCGTGATCTGCTCGGCGAGCAAATTCAGGCGCTGCACCGCGCGGGAATCCGCGCGCCGATCTACACCACGGTCGTGTGGGAGGAGGACGCCGCTCAGAAGCATCCGGAGTGGAGGCAAATCCGGCGGGATGGAGCATTCGCGGGGACGAGCATGGCGACGGATTATTCCGGTCCGCATCCCGGCGCCTGGAAGTGGCTCAATTTTCTCCATCCCGATTACCAAGATTATATTGAGGCGCACGTCCGGGAGATCTTGGATCGCTACGGAGACGACGTCGACGGTCTTTTCTTTGATATTCTGATGATGCACGCCGATGCCGACTGGAGCGAATCCAGCGTCGCGTTTCGGCAGGCGCACGGTCTGATGTCGGCGGACGCGGAGACGCACGCCCGCTTTGAAAGCCTGGCGCAGCGGCTTTTCACACAGCGGTTCAGCGGCTTGCTGCGCGACCGCCGCCCCAACGCCACCGTCTTTTATAACTCAGGGCATCATCTTTTTGTCACGGGGGATGTCGGGGCGCGGGCGCGCCTGTCCGCCAGCAGCCATGTCGAGATCGAATCCCTGCCGTCGGGCTTCTGGGGCTACCATCATTTCCCGCGCATGGCGCGCCTTGTCTCCACCTGGCGCCGGGACGATGGATCTCCCATCTCGTGGCTGGGAATGACGGGGCGGTTCCAAAGGCAGTGGGGCGATTTCGGCGACGTTAAGCCGCAGCCTGCGCTGGAGTACGAATGTTTCCGGGCGCAGGCGCTGGGTGGAGGATGCAGCGTCGGAGACCAATTGCCGCCACGCGGCGTTCTCGACCCCGCCGCGTACGATTTGATCGGCTCCGTTTACGCGCAAGTGGCGGCGGCGGAGCCGTTTTATGCGGGCTCCGAGCCGCTGCCGCAAGTGGGCGTTGTCCTGCCGGGATATCCCGGGCGAGACGAACAGACGGCGGATCTCGCACTGGAAGGCGCAGTGATGTTTTGCGAAGAATCGCATTACGAATGCGTGGCGCTGGATGAGCGGGGGGATCTCTCCGGCCTGGATCTTGTTATTCTGCCGGACAGCGTCGTGATCACCAAAGCCCTGGGCGAGAAGCTCAGCCGCTATTACGAAGCCGGCGGCTGTTTGCTGCTGTCTTACAAATCCGGGTTCGACGCCCACGGGGAGTGGGCGCTGCCATTTCTGTCGCTTGCGTTCGAGGGGGAGACGTCGTCGTGGCCGACCTACTGGCGCACGCGTCCCGAGTTCTCCCAGACCTTGAGCCGCAGCGATCGCGTTGTCTATGGGCGCGGCGTCAATATTACGCCGCGTCCTGAGATGGAAATCCTGATTGAACGCGTTTCTCCGTACTTTCAGCGTACGGACATCCACTTCAGCTCACACTTTCAAACGCCCCCGGTTCGCGACGCCGGCCCATTTCCCGCCGCCGTCGCCGGCGAGCGGTTCGTGTGTTTCGCCGATCCCATCTTTGGCGAGTACCGGCAAACCGGCAACCTCGCGGTGCGTGACGGTGCGAAGGCCGCCGCAGAGCGATTGATCGGCCCTCCCACATTCGGTTCGGGATTGCCGACAACCGTTCTGTGTACGCCGCGCCGCCGGGGCGATGACTTGCTGCTGACCCTGCTGCACTACATTCCCGTACGCAAGTCGCTGGATATCGATATCATTGAGGAGCGATCCAGCTTCGCCGAACTGACGCTGCGCCTCCCCGGCCACAGACAGGTGCGCGTCTTTGGCGCCGGCGAGTTATCGCCGGGTCCAAGCGATGGCGAGGTGGAACTGCCCCATGCAAACGGGCGGCTTCTGCTGGAAATCCCCGATTACTTTACGAGGGGATAA
- a CDS encoding glycoside hydrolase family 43 protein — MTRMSGNPLFPGWYADPEIHYFEGKYYIYPTTSSSFSQQALFECWSSTDLTDWRNEGMILDLADVRWSTNFAAWAPSCAEKNGKYYLYFSAGDGAGLGVAVSDSPAGPFRDAIGIPLVGHYPHGAQPIDAHCFTDDDGTSYLYFGGHRKCVVARLTPTLCAFNQDFKDITPSPGYVEGPFMIKRKGLYYLTWSEGGWTDHTYLAAYGVSDNPYGPFEYGGKILENNPEIATGAGHHSVLLLPGTEDEWIICYHRRPLEETEANHRVACIDKFVFRDDGSIAPVTLTHTGVGAWPITTDSPSGR, encoded by the coding sequence ATGACACGAATGAGCGGCAACCCGCTGTTTCCCGGCTGGTACGCCGATCCAGAGATCCACTATTTCGAAGGTAAGTATTATATTTACCCGACGACCTCTTCCAGCTTCTCCCAACAAGCCTTATTTGAATGCTGGTCGTCCACGGATCTGACGGATTGGCGCAACGAAGGGATGATCCTCGATTTGGCGGATGTGCGGTGGTCGACGAACTTTGCGGCTTGGGCTCCGTCGTGCGCGGAGAAGAACGGCAAGTATTATCTGTACTTTTCGGCGGGAGACGGCGCGGGACTGGGCGTCGCCGTTTCGGATTCGCCTGCCGGGCCGTTTCGCGACGCCATTGGGATACCGCTGGTCGGACACTATCCGCATGGCGCACAGCCGATCGACGCGCATTGTTTCACGGATGATGATGGAACATCTTATCTTTATTTTGGCGGCCACCGCAAATGCGTCGTCGCCCGGTTGACGCCGACCCTGTGCGCCTTCAATCAAGATTTCAAGGACATCACTCCGTCCCCCGGATACGTCGAAGGGCCGTTTATGATCAAGCGTAAGGGACTTTACTATCTGACGTGGAGCGAGGGTGGATGGACCGATCATACCTATCTTGCCGCCTACGGCGTCTCGGATAATCCGTACGGCCCGTTCGAATACGGCGGCAAGATCCTGGAGAACAATCCGGAAATCGCGACCGGCGCCGGCCATCATTCCGTGCTCCTGTTGCCGGGAACTGAGGACGAATGGATCATCTGCTACCATCGGCGTCCGCTGGAGGAGACGGAGGCGAACCATCGAGTTGCCTGCATCGACAAATTCGTGTTTCGCGACGACGGTTCGATTGCGCCCGTAACACTGACGCATACGGGAGTGGGGGCCTGGCCGATCACCACTGACAGCCCTTCGGGCCGATGA
- a CDS encoding LacI family DNA-binding transcriptional regulator gives MTKQRINSIDVARKAGVSQTTVSMVLTNRQGVSISPDTREKVLAAARELGYRPNSSARAISTGRFGCAAIILSTKAYTSNLPMGLLDGIHDTLADNGMHLNISRLPDEKLIGPDALPKFLREQFVDGLLINYHYHIPETFLEKVREDRIPYVWINHQLDADCVYPDDFQAARYLTERFITRGHRRIAYFVYPASVHYSDADRRAGYKRAMDAGGLRSEIISYGADEISNAECMALLLGRFGAEDAPTAVVAYGPWPARALMQVALRLGRGGPDDLDVATFDDQVLEDCGRNIATAIIPQYAIGVRAVEMLRQKLEAPELLLAPQAIPYTFADGETSEITA, from the coding sequence ATGACGAAACAACGAATTAACAGCATTGATGTTGCGCGTAAAGCGGGAGTCTCGCAAACGACCGTATCCATGGTGCTGACGAATCGCCAGGGCGTCTCCATCTCCCCCGACACGCGTGAAAAAGTATTGGCGGCGGCGCGGGAGCTCGGGTATCGCCCCAACAGCTCGGCGCGGGCCATCAGCACAGGACGCTTCGGCTGCGCCGCCATCATTTTGAGCACAAAGGCGTACACCAGCAACCTGCCCATGGGACTTTTAGATGGGATTCACGACACGCTTGCGGACAATGGCATGCATCTCAATATCAGCAGGCTTCCGGATGAAAAGCTGATCGGGCCGGATGCTCTGCCGAAATTTCTGCGTGAGCAGTTTGTGGACGGCTTGCTGATCAACTACCACTATCATATTCCGGAGACCTTTCTAGAAAAAGTACGCGAAGACCGCATCCCTTATGTCTGGATCAATCATCAACTGGACGCCGATTGTGTGTATCCTGACGACTTTCAGGCGGCGCGATACTTGACGGAGCGGTTTATTACGCGCGGGCATCGCCGAATCGCATACTTCGTCTACCCAGCTTCCGTCCATTACAGCGATGCCGACCGGCGCGCCGGCTACAAACGCGCCATGGACGCCGGCGGCCTTCGTTCGGAGATCATCAGCTATGGAGCTGACGAAATCTCCAACGCCGAATGTATGGCTCTGCTGCTGGGGCGGTTCGGCGCGGAAGACGCTCCCACGGCGGTGGTCGCCTACGGTCCCTGGCCCGCGCGCGCGCTCATGCAAGTCGCGCTGCGGCTTGGCCGGGGCGGGCCGGACGACCTTGACGTGGCGACATTTGACGATCAGGTGTTGGAGGATTGCGGCCGGAATATCGCAACGGCGATCATCCCGCAATACGCCATCGGCGTCCGTGCGGTGGAAATGCTGCGGCAAAAATTAGAAGCGCCAGAGCTTCTCCTGGCGCCACAAGCGATACCTTATACATTTGCGGACGGCGAAACGAGCGAGATCACAGCATAA
- a CDS encoding helix-turn-helix transcriptional regulator, with protein MEIRDPGSWYFYPKDGCEPWRFLGFNFRGVESHVAVRGLVEKHGAVYTPPANSEAIQRLLMMESTGYRSVDMSAVDGSRMVFELLMLLAESVQIQNALDTAMNYLTRETLRLINTEAGSRFTVEALAHQLGVSREHLSRVFQSKIGRSLRDIIQLHRMRHACYLLKETKLPLKVIADRVGYANSANFSRSFQQFFQMTPSEFRTRGSRKALLSVQVPGE; from the coding sequence ATGGAAATCCGGGACCCCGGCTCCTGGTATTTCTATCCCAAGGACGGGTGCGAGCCATGGCGTTTTCTTGGGTTCAATTTCCGGGGCGTGGAAAGCCACGTCGCTGTTCGCGGTCTGGTGGAAAAGCATGGCGCCGTTTACACTCCGCCTGCGAATTCCGAAGCGATCCAGCGCCTGCTCATGATGGAATCGACAGGATATCGCAGCGTCGATATGAGTGCTGTGGATGGCTCCAGAATGGTGTTTGAACTGCTGATGCTGCTGGCGGAAAGCGTTCAAATTCAGAACGCGCTGGACACTGCGATGAACTACCTGACACGCGAAACGCTGCGCCTGATCAATACCGAAGCCGGATCACGTTTCACTGTCGAAGCGTTAGCTCACCAGCTCGGCGTATCGCGCGAACACCTTTCGCGCGTATTTCAGAGTAAGATTGGGCGTTCACTGCGGGACATCATTCAGCTTCACCGCATGCGCCACGCCTGCTATTTGCTAAAAGAAACGAAACTGCCGCTGAAGGTGATTGCCGATCGTGTCGGCTACGCAAATTCCGCAAACTTCTCCCGCTCTTTTCAGCAATTTTTTCAAATGACGCCAAGCGAGTTTCGAACGCGAGGCTCCCGCAAAGCACTTTTATCCGTGCAAGTGCCTGGCGAATGA
- a CDS encoding GntR family transcriptional regulator, with protein MPQTPRNNRLEVARVLERAILTGQYRSGDRLPEMHIARELGVSQASVREALQELEGLGLVLKYPNRGSVVTQLSGDDLVHIYQIRKELEPLAVSLAASHIRVESLRELQDCLAAMRDASDRADFASFSEADVRFHRLIWGSQPNRFLEKSLQTVCLPLFAFDLIRRHSAPQVDFTRTIRQHQLILNVLRSRNAELAARMMRRMIEQWLRQDLADYEML; from the coding sequence ATGCCTCAAACACCCCGTAATAATCGATTAGAAGTCGCCCGCGTTCTGGAGCGCGCCATCCTCACCGGCCAGTATCGCTCCGGCGACCGCCTGCCGGAAATGCACATCGCGCGCGAGCTGGGCGTGTCGCAGGCCAGCGTACGCGAGGCGCTTCAGGAACTGGAAGGGCTGGGCCTTGTGCTCAAGTATCCAAACCGGGGCTCCGTAGTGACCCAGCTCAGCGGCGATGATTTGGTGCATATTTATCAAATTCGCAAGGAGCTGGAGCCGCTGGCGGTCAGCCTCGCCGCCTCGCACATCCGCGTCGAGTCGTTGCGGGAGCTACAGGACTGCCTCGCGGCGATGCGCGACGCGAGCGACCGTGCGGACTTCGCTTCGTTCTCGGAGGCGGACGTACGCTTTCACCGTTTGATCTGGGGATCTCAGCCGAATCGATTCTTGGAAAAATCGCTCCAGACCGTCTGCCTTCCCCTCTTCGCATTTGATCTGATCCGCCGCCATTCGGCGCCGCAAGTCGATTTCACCCGCACGATCCGGCAGCATCAATTGATCCTGAACGTCCTGCGATCGCGCAACGCCGAACTCGCCGCGCGCATGATGCGGCGCATGATCGAGCAATGGCTGCGCCAGGACCTGGCGGATTACGAAATGCTCTGA
- a CDS encoding prepilin-type N-terminal cleavage/methylation domain-containing protein, with translation MKSQNGKHGCGFKGFTLIELLVVIAIIAILAAILFPVFAKAREKARQTACLSNEKQLGVAALQYVQDNDEDYPVCNTAFATSGSVNGDASIPKFSSWFQECQPYLKNIDVLRCPDGSNTVDTFVNGQNNDPATGLKLPFFHCLGANESIVNFSGDATNPQAVSMAQLHRPADTPFISDSSFMLWNEIRRIMNPSDPTLTPWFSPDTPTPGMARHTDGSNILYADGHAKYFHQSSMAINPSRGALGYNYQFGVPFKLDDDRLQ, from the coding sequence ATGAAATCACAAAATGGAAAGCATGGTTGCGGCTTTAAAGGATTTACTTTAATAGAGTTACTAGTTGTTATAGCAATTATAGCAATTCTTGCCGCCATTCTGTTCCCTGTGTTTGCAAAAGCGCGCGAGAAGGCGCGTCAAACAGCATGTCTGTCCAATGAGAAGCAGCTTGGGGTGGCGGCTCTCCAATATGTCCAGGACAATGATGAGGATTATCCTGTTTGCAATACAGCCTTCGCGACATCGGGATCGGTCAATGGAGATGCGAGTATTCCAAAATTTAGCTCTTGGTTCCAAGAATGCCAGCCTTATCTGAAGAACATTGACGTTCTGCGATGCCCCGACGGAAGCAATACCGTGGACACCTTTGTCAACGGGCAGAATAACGACCCGGCCACCGGGCTGAAGCTCCCGTTTTTCCATTGTCTGGGAGCAAATGAGAGCATCGTGAACTTCAGTGGCGATGCGACAAATCCGCAAGCTGTCTCCATGGCCCAGCTTCATCGTCCGGCGGATACGCCATTTATCTCGGACTCCAGTTTTATGCTGTGGAATGAAATTCGCCGAATCATGAATCCCAGCGACCCAACGCTGACGCCCTGGTTTTCGCCGGATACGCCGACGCCCGGCATGGCGCGCCATACGGACGGCTCGAATATCTTGTATGCGGATGGACACGCCAAATACTTCCATCAAAGCAGCATGGCGATAAACCCGTCTCGAGGCGCGCTGGGATACAATTATCAGTTTGGCGTGCCCTTCAAGCTTGACGACGATCGACTTCAATAA